The window TTCATACCAGTTTGGCCAACCAGATGAGGCCCCATCTAGCCATCAACTTTAGTTAATCAGTGTCAGTTTGGTGGTGGCTGCGAGGTTAGTTAGCACAAtgactgagagaggagggaagagctGATATCGAAACTTCAGTACTTGTTTATCACCAGTCATATCGTCATGGCAATACTGTACAATGTTAtcacacatttcaaattttacTCATATTATCCATTTCTAGTAAAAGGTATGCAGGACACAATATAGGTCCATTGGTGTGTAGGGACATTTTTTAGCCTACATTACTATAACTAAAGAACTGCTCAAGAGAGGTCATACTTAGACTACATATACCTCCTCTAAATAGCTAAATAGATTTCGGAGCACCTTTATGGCTCCAAATTCAAATTTGGCTCTCCATTTTAGATATTGACCGTATTTGTAAtgtttgtattgtatgtaaAGCAGAAAAGTATGTTCACATGGGgatatttgatttcttttatACCCACAACAGCTTGTGATGGAGTACTTGACAAATTCAGCTgccttttgtatttatttttttttttatttatttattgcaagGCTTCTCCACCACACATCACTGTGGCTGAAAGTACACCAACAACATCAAGGAAAGACTGTTCCACTTACACAGAATCTGGCTCCCCCGGAGCCCTACCCAAATCAGCTTCATTTACCCCCGAGACTGAATATCAGAAGAGTCTAAATTCCCCAGGACAGGTAAACTGTTCACCTCAAATCTAGCAGTAGTCTCATTGTAAGCAGGAGTCCAGGTTTTAataattcaaattattatttcatgacgttgctgatgacagtgatgttttttctttacagatgACAGTGAGGGTGTCCATGACCTTCATACCACAACAGGTAAACTGGATTGTGAGCTAAATAAGTTATTGTCTTAATAAAATATGTGCACCTTCATTGACGCTTACTTGACTTTCATCTGTCAAAGGGGCAGAAGGATGGCGACCAACCGTGTACATTCCCAGAAGTCTTCCTCACTCTAGGAGCCCCTGGAGATAACCTTGTGATCCCTTTGAGCCCAGTACGTGGCAGACCGTTGTCTTTAAACTTAAACCTTGTCCCAAAAGAAGATACTAAGTCCAGGCATTGCTCTCCAAGCCGTGCAAGTCCTAGAAAAGCCCACTCAAGGCCACCATCCCCCAACCCAGGAGCAGCCAGTGAAGAACATGAACAGGAGCAACTTATGACCCGCACTATCAGTCCAGATGAAGACTGCTTCTCTCTGATTGAGAAGGTTCACACGGCCCATCTGCAGAAGGGAACGGCTCaaggaagacaaaaaggaaaaggggaGCAGGGAAAAGGAAAGGGGGGTGGAAAGAAAGATAAGAAAGATGGTGACAAGTAAACAATAGTCAGGTATGTTACATTGTCAGTTATCTACTGAGAAAAATAATACTGAGGTGTCACTAATTGGCTTGGGAAATGATTGAACAATGTTTATGAGACTGTATTTGTAGTTCCTATATATCCCTTATTAGGAGTTTACTTGAGTAGAACTcaatttcattctgtttttatttgcaggACTGGGTTGGTTATTTGTTGAGGCTTTTTTCGTCTTCTTTGTTAGTTAAATGTTCCATAAATACAAcacatatacactgtatatttaGTTTTGATGATATGAactatttgctttgttttttcaaatgCAGATGCAATGTATACAGTTAAATAGAATACTGCTTCAGCTGCTCATCCAAAGCGAGAAATTGTAGGTAGATTGGAAATAATCCCAGTTCTCTGGCACTGTGAAACTATGACCAAAAAATGTGTAACAATACAAACTGCAATACCTAAATTAAACCTTACTGTCAACTCACGTTTGCTCTTGATTGACACCTGAATGACATAATAGACAAATGGGCCTGCTTTACACAATTAAAAAGctattaaaacacataaatactgaGCATACACAATGAAAAGGAGGTATATCATTTGATCTTGAGTGAAACTGCAGCAATAATAGGAGCaataatttgtcagttttgtcgTCATTGCTGACACACAATATTCTAATACTGTTTCATTGAACTCTTTAAGCTCACTTGGTTATCAAAGAATATGACAACTTGACAAGCAAGAAGTAAGAGGACAGAAAGCTTGAGTAATGTTTAACATTTATTGAAGATTTTACAGAAGATATTTTTCATGGGCTCATATTGTATGAACTCAGTTAAAATGCCTCAGCTGGATCTTGTGTTTCACTCAGCAGAGTCACCTCCCTGAAGGAAAGAGAGATTGAGAGATTGTAGGCAGTGTTTGCAGAAACATTCGCTATGTACAGTACAAAAAGCAATGCATTTCTTGGAATATAGTTATTACATATAAGCATGTGAAATTAGAATGTAAAACCC of the Scatophagus argus isolate fScaArg1 chromosome 16, fScaArg1.pri, whole genome shotgun sequence genome contains:
- the LOC124072945 gene encoding uncharacterized protein LOC124072945; protein product: MTVRVSMTFIPQQGQKDGDQPCTFPEVFLTLGAPGDNLVIPLSPVRGRPLSLNLNLVPKEDTKSRHCSPSRASPRKAHSRPPSPNPGAASEEHEQEQLMTRTISPDEDCFSLIEKVHTAHLQKGTAQGRQKGKGEQGKGKGGGKKDKKDGDK